A window of the Bradyrhizobium ottawaense genome harbors these coding sequences:
- a CDS encoding efflux RND transporter periplasmic adaptor subunit, translating to MNRAVLACAGVALIAAAGAGLVATGAGRSPARADVTSAAAEANQPPIYYQDPDGKPDYSPVPKKTPDGRDYRPVSADDDVRVDKTPAASVAGGGNGGNRKIKYYRNPMGLPDTSPVPKKDSMGMDYIAVFDGDEPDDDTVKLSPGKIQRTGVKSEPAVRRAIRSVIRAPGTIQLDERRVSVIAMRSESFVLNVANVTTGSHVAKGQRLMEIYSPAISSAAAEYIATISSKTTAGDGLYGRGSRQRLINLDMPDAAIAAIEKTRNVPTSVEWDSPRDGIVLERGAIEGMRVQPGGVLFRIADHTVVWALIDIAERDLGAIRLGQSATVRARSFPGREFTGRIEVVYPEINKETRTARLRVVLPNPEELLLHDMYVDAEITIGSSAAVLTVPESAVMDTGSRQAVFVDKGQGRLEPRDVKLGQRGDGYVEIREGVAEGEPVVVSANFLVDAESNLKAALKGFSEGSKP from the coding sequence ATGAACCGCGCCGTTCTCGCATGCGCCGGCGTCGCGTTGATCGCGGCGGCCGGTGCGGGGCTCGTCGCGACCGGCGCCGGCCGGTCGCCGGCGCGCGCCGACGTCACTTCCGCGGCGGCCGAAGCAAACCAACCGCCGATCTATTACCAGGATCCCGACGGCAAGCCCGACTACTCGCCGGTCCCGAAGAAGACCCCGGACGGACGCGACTACCGCCCGGTTTCGGCGGATGACGACGTTCGCGTCGACAAGACCCCCGCGGCCTCGGTCGCGGGCGGCGGCAACGGCGGCAACCGCAAGATCAAATACTACCGCAACCCGATGGGCCTTCCCGACACCTCGCCGGTGCCGAAGAAGGACTCGATGGGAATGGACTACATCGCGGTGTTCGACGGAGACGAACCCGACGACGATACCGTCAAACTGTCGCCCGGCAAGATCCAGCGCACCGGCGTCAAATCCGAACCCGCCGTGCGGCGCGCGATCCGCAGCGTGATCCGCGCCCCCGGCACCATCCAGCTCGACGAACGGCGGGTTTCCGTGATCGCGATGCGGTCGGAAAGTTTTGTGCTCAATGTCGCCAATGTCACGACGGGATCGCACGTCGCCAAGGGCCAGCGCCTGATGGAAATCTACAGCCCGGCGATTTCGTCCGCCGCCGCCGAATACATCGCCACCATCAGTTCGAAGACCACCGCAGGCGACGGCCTGTACGGCCGCGGTTCGCGGCAGCGGTTGATCAACCTCGATATGCCCGACGCCGCGATTGCCGCGATCGAGAAAACCCGCAACGTTCCGACCTCGGTCGAATGGGACTCCCCGCGCGACGGCATCGTGCTGGAGCGCGGCGCCATCGAAGGGATGCGGGTGCAGCCGGGCGGCGTGCTGTTCCGGATCGCCGATCACACGGTGGTCTGGGCATTGATCGACATCGCCGAGCGCGATCTCGGCGCCATCCGCCTCGGCCAATCGGCCACCGTCAGGGCCCGCAGTTTTCCCGGCCGCGAATTCACAGGCCGGATCGAGGTCGTCTATCCCGAGATCAACAAGGAGACGCGAACCGCACGGCTCCGCGTCGTGCTGCCCAATCCCGAAGAGTTGCTGCTGCACGACATGTATGTCGACGCCGAGATCACGATCGGCAGCAGTGCTGCGGTGCTCACCGTTCCCGAGAGCGCCGTCATGGACACCGGCAGCCGGCAGGCCGTGTTCGTCGACAAGGGGCAGGGCCGGCTGGAGCCGCGCGACGTCAAACTCGGTCAGCGCGGCGACGGCTATGTCGAGATACGAGAGGGCGTTGCCGAAGGCGAGCCCGTGGTGGTCTCGGCCAATTTCCTGGTCGATGCCGAAAGCAACCTGAAGGCCGCACTGAAGGGCTTTTCGGAAGGGTCAAAGCCATGA
- a CDS encoding FixH family protein, translating into MKTLNTTRTAQAALIVAAIGCASTQALADISDYRFELVDQAVKAGPDKIIAIRLMNHKTGKPVPGAVIFATRLDMAPDAMQEMVTKVTPVPDGEPGTYKFRATFGMAGRWQLSVGAKIQGETGTLENKLVITAQP; encoded by the coding sequence ATGAAGACGTTGAACACCACGCGCACCGCGCAAGCGGCGCTGATCGTTGCGGCCATCGGCTGCGCGAGCACGCAAGCCCTTGCCGATATCAGCGATTACCGGTTCGAGCTCGTCGACCAGGCCGTCAAGGCCGGCCCCGACAAGATCATCGCGATCCGGCTGATGAACCACAAGACCGGCAAGCCGGTGCCCGGCGCCGTGATCTTCGCGACCCGGCTCGACATGGCGCCGGATGCGATGCAGGAAATGGTCACCAAGGTCACGCCGGTCCCGGACGGCGAGCCCGGCACCTACAAGTTCCGCGCGACGTTCGGCATGGCCGGCCGCTGGCAACTTTCCGTTGGCGCCAAGATCCAGGGCGAGACCGGCACGCTCGAAAACAAGCTCGTCATCACGGCGCAGCCATGA
- a CDS encoding MFS transporter yields the protein MFVPDSRRAWTRLAVAVLIGSLGSVGMWSVVVALPAVQTEFGASRGTASLAFTLVMLGFGSGGVLTGKITDRYGIVTAIGLGIGILGLGYIGAGLSTSIWQFILVHFAIGLSSSATFGPLMAEASHWFSRYRGLAVAIAASGNYIGGTIWPPLVNWGMQTYGWRHTHIAVGIFTAVAMTLALIGLRMLMGAGTQRDHVNAPPPRVNLRLSTNTLTAILALASIACCVAMSMPQVHIVAYCGDLGYGVARGAEMLSLMLGFGIISRIGSGFLADRIGGIPTLLIGSVAQGSALLFYLFFDSLTSLYIISAMFGLFQGGIVPSYAIIVREAMPASEAATRVGIVIFASVFGMSFGGWISGVIFDATGSYGAAFINGVAWNLLNVTIMVSLLIRARGYSAKAVAAQTA from the coding sequence ATGTTCGTTCCCGATTCGCGCCGGGCATGGACCCGGCTTGCCGTTGCCGTCCTGATCGGCTCGCTCGGCAGCGTCGGCATGTGGTCCGTCGTGGTCGCGCTCCCGGCGGTGCAGACGGAATTCGGCGCGAGCCGGGGCACCGCGTCGCTGGCCTTTACGTTGGTGATGCTCGGATTCGGATCCGGCGGGGTGCTGACCGGCAAGATCACCGACCGCTATGGTATCGTCACGGCGATCGGGCTCGGTATCGGCATTCTCGGCCTCGGCTATATCGGCGCCGGGCTTTCAACTTCAATATGGCAATTCATCCTGGTGCATTTTGCGATCGGGCTGTCGTCGTCGGCGACGTTCGGTCCGCTGATGGCGGAGGCCTCGCACTGGTTCAGCCGCTACCGCGGGCTTGCGGTCGCCATCGCAGCCTCCGGCAACTACATCGGCGGCACGATCTGGCCGCCGCTGGTGAACTGGGGCATGCAGACCTACGGCTGGCGTCACACCCATATCGCGGTCGGCATCTTCACCGCGGTGGCGATGACGCTGGCGCTGATCGGCCTGCGCATGCTGATGGGTGCCGGGACACAGCGCGACCATGTCAACGCGCCGCCGCCGCGCGTCAATCTGCGGCTCTCCACCAATACGCTGACGGCGATCCTGGCGCTCGCCAGCATCGCCTGCTGCGTGGCGATGTCGATGCCGCAGGTTCATATCGTCGCCTATTGCGGCGATCTCGGCTACGGCGTGGCGCGCGGCGCCGAGATGCTGTCGCTGATGCTGGGCTTCGGCATCATCAGCCGGATCGGCTCGGGATTCCTCGCCGACCGGATCGGCGGCATCCCCACGCTGCTGATCGGCTCGGTCGCACAGGGCTCGGCGCTGTTGTTCTATCTGTTCTTCGACAGCCTGACCTCGCTCTACATCATCTCCGCGATGTTCGGGCTCTTCCAGGGCGGCATCGTGCCGAGCTATGCGATCATCGTGCGCGAGGCGATGCCGGCCTCGGAAGCCGCCACGCGCGTCGGCATCGTGATCTTTGCCTCGGTGTTCGGCATGTCGTTCGGCGGCTGGATCTCCGGCGTGATCTTCGACGCCACCGGCTCCTACGGCGCGGCGTTCATCAACGGCGTCGCCTGGAATCTGCTCAACGTCACCATCATGGTCTCACTGCTGATCCGGGCACGCGGCTATTCGGCCAAAGCGGTCGCGGCTCAGACCGCCTGA
- a CDS encoding DUF4864 domain-containing protein yields the protein MRMLVLLATILIGLGSTAFAADDVATAQSVIRSQEQAFGRDDAAAAYSYAAPAIRQLFPQADIFMFMVQNSYAPIYRHKSLEFGEARAANGQIAQRVHIVDANGEAWEALYTLEAQPDGSLKITGCSLLKAGQAV from the coding sequence ATGCGCATGCTGGTGCTTTTGGCCACAATCCTGATCGGCCTCGGTTCTACGGCCTTCGCCGCCGACGATGTCGCCACCGCCCAAAGCGTCATTCGTTCGCAGGAGCAGGCGTTCGGCCGTGACGATGCCGCGGCGGCCTATTCCTATGCGGCGCCGGCGATCCGGCAGTTGTTTCCGCAGGCCGACATCTTCATGTTCATGGTCCAGAACAGCTACGCGCCGATCTACCGCCACAAGAGTCTTGAGTTCGGCGAGGCGCGCGCCGCCAATGGCCAGATCGCGCAGCGCGTTCACATCGTCGACGCGAATGGCGAGGCCTGGGAAGCGCTCTATACGCTGGAGGCGCAGCCGGACGGCAGCCTGAAGATCACCGGCTGTTCGCTGTTGAAGGCCGGTCAGGCGGTCTGA
- a CDS encoding CHAT domain-containing protein codes for MAASRPKADLFDPAKVSKAKPEEAAADAAVVANMAPVGLVAPPRTISDITAILDQQKPDAGRVAELTATADAQVPNGLKGAQLADFHYKRAQARVLLGRSEDSLADAEVAVANMQGTDYVNVGSRYEQVLILRLRDAGQHKRANALITKQMTAFANQSKGRLFGLNYILALGQIRNGDINAAESYAGRNRTLLAEARRWPNFPIYGANWQATVEDCNARVAESRGRYADAESGYRNAALLYTASVKTLPQWQSKPPEGLIERQADWALALEGRVKVKQGRVGEGEADVRRALLSRLSKSGKFHADTAGVLGVLVYVIQEQGRYQEAEQLQRRVIDIYQGLGYGVDSGQMVGAQVFLAQILNLERRYEEAGKLYDQVDVWTAKWEPSRREAISGGLARVSVMMVQGSNDNALEIAQRTFERERARSGDKSFNTAVARGFYAIALARKTKPSEALQAFRESLQVLLTASGGTDDDSGSTAAAREGRVRFVIEGYLRFLALNPTLFPGNIADETFGYADVLRGQSVQRALQASSARSAANNPELAKLVRASQDSEKQIGAAVATLNNLLTLAPSERDEKILRATQAEIDALQATRVQTLKEIARKFPDYGDLINPPPPNAAALQKYLADDEALLSFYFGRFDSFVWVVRKDNPVQFARIKMSIGDLNDKVTKLREALEPNAAMISDIPPFDLKLASELYDKILKPIEGGWKPAKSLIVVTNGGLGLLPLSLLPTAPAEIVTDDDPLFSSYRKVPWLARTHAVTMVPSASALETLRKLPPGKAARDDLIGFGDPYFSKEQADEAAAENDKTVQLASAPAATRGMPLKRRNSPKLEGADNAELSMLPRLPDTADELKSIALALQADPSKVLNLGKDANENAVKTMDLSGFKIVAFATHGLVPGELDGLTQPALALSAPSLSGSEGDGLLTMEEILSLKLDADWVVLSACNTGAGAGAGAEAASGLGRAFFYAGTRALLVTNWSVHSQSAKDLVTDLFKRQADDPKLTRGEALRQAMMALMDGKGFTDASGNTEFAYAHPLFWAPYTIIGDGGRR; via the coding sequence ATGGCGGCGTCACGGCCGAAGGCCGACTTGTTCGATCCAGCCAAGGTCTCCAAGGCCAAGCCTGAAGAAGCGGCGGCGGATGCCGCTGTTGTCGCCAACATGGCGCCGGTCGGTCTGGTTGCGCCACCGCGCACGATTTCCGATATCACCGCCATTCTCGACCAGCAGAAGCCCGATGCCGGAAGGGTCGCGGAACTCACTGCGACGGCCGATGCGCAGGTCCCTAACGGACTGAAAGGGGCTCAGCTGGCCGATTTCCACTACAAGCGCGCTCAGGCGCGCGTGCTGCTCGGCCGATCCGAGGACTCCCTTGCCGACGCGGAAGTGGCGGTCGCCAACATGCAGGGCACCGACTACGTGAATGTCGGGAGCCGATACGAACAGGTGCTTATTCTACGGCTGCGTGATGCGGGTCAGCACAAGCGCGCCAACGCGCTGATCACCAAGCAGATGACGGCTTTCGCCAATCAGTCGAAGGGACGTCTGTTCGGGCTGAACTACATCCTCGCGCTCGGTCAGATCAGAAATGGCGATATCAACGCGGCGGAGAGCTACGCGGGCCGGAATCGGACGCTGCTCGCTGAGGCCAGGCGGTGGCCCAATTTTCCGATCTATGGCGCGAACTGGCAGGCGACGGTCGAGGATTGCAACGCACGCGTTGCTGAATCCCGGGGCCGCTATGCCGACGCCGAAAGCGGTTACCGCAATGCGGCGCTTCTCTACACGGCCTCGGTGAAGACGCTTCCGCAGTGGCAAAGCAAACCGCCGGAGGGCCTGATCGAGCGCCAGGCGGATTGGGCTTTGGCGCTGGAGGGGCGCGTCAAGGTCAAGCAAGGCCGCGTCGGCGAAGGCGAGGCCGACGTACGGCGGGCGCTGCTGAGCCGCCTCAGCAAGTCCGGAAAATTCCACGCCGACACCGCAGGCGTTCTCGGCGTGCTGGTCTATGTGATCCAGGAGCAGGGCCGCTACCAGGAGGCAGAACAGCTGCAACGACGGGTGATCGATATCTACCAGGGGCTTGGTTACGGCGTGGACTCCGGTCAGATGGTCGGTGCGCAGGTGTTCCTGGCCCAAATCCTCAACCTGGAACGGCGCTACGAGGAGGCCGGCAAGCTATACGACCAGGTCGATGTGTGGACGGCGAAGTGGGAGCCGTCGCGTCGCGAAGCGATCAGCGGCGGACTGGCGCGCGTTTCCGTCATGATGGTTCAGGGCAGCAACGACAACGCGCTCGAGATTGCCCAACGAACCTTTGAGCGCGAACGTGCCAGATCGGGCGACAAGAGTTTCAATACGGCCGTAGCGCGCGGCTTTTACGCCATTGCTCTCGCGCGCAAAACGAAGCCGTCGGAGGCCTTGCAGGCGTTCAGGGAATCCCTGCAAGTGCTGCTGACGGCCTCCGGCGGCACCGACGACGACAGCGGCTCGACTGCGGCGGCGCGCGAAGGGCGCGTTCGATTCGTCATCGAAGGCTATCTGCGCTTCCTTGCCCTCAACCCCACACTGTTCCCCGGCAATATTGCCGATGAAACCTTTGGTTATGCCGATGTATTGCGCGGGCAATCGGTTCAGCGCGCGTTGCAGGCCTCGTCCGCCCGGTCGGCGGCCAACAATCCCGAGTTGGCCAAGCTGGTGCGCGCGTCGCAGGACAGCGAGAAGCAGATCGGCGCGGCCGTCGCCACCTTGAACAACCTGCTGACGCTGGCGCCGTCCGAGCGCGACGAAAAGATTCTTCGGGCAACGCAAGCCGAAATCGACGCCCTTCAAGCCACGCGGGTGCAAACCCTCAAGGAGATCGCCAGGAAATTTCCCGACTACGGCGATTTGATCAACCCGCCACCGCCGAACGCGGCCGCCCTGCAGAAGTACCTTGCCGATGACGAGGCGCTGCTCTCGTTCTACTTCGGGCGCTTCGACAGTTTTGTGTGGGTGGTACGCAAGGACAATCCGGTGCAGTTCGCGCGGATCAAGATGTCCATTGGGGATCTGAACGACAAGGTTACCAAGCTGCGGGAGGCGCTTGAACCGAACGCGGCGATGATTTCGGATATTCCGCCTTTCGACCTCAAGCTCGCCTCCGAACTCTATGATAAGATACTGAAACCGATCGAGGGCGGCTGGAAGCCGGCAAAAAGCCTGATCGTGGTCACCAATGGCGGGTTGGGGCTTCTGCCGCTGTCGCTTCTGCCGACGGCGCCGGCGGAAATCGTGACGGACGATGATCCGTTGTTCTCGAGCTACAGAAAGGTACCCTGGCTGGCGCGGACTCATGCCGTGACCATGGTGCCGTCGGCATCCGCGCTGGAAACCCTGCGCAAGCTGCCGCCCGGAAAGGCTGCCCGCGACGACCTGATTGGCTTCGGCGATCCCTATTTCAGCAAGGAACAGGCCGACGAGGCGGCAGCCGAGAATGACAAGACGGTTCAACTGGCCAGTGCGCCCGCCGCCACGCGGGGCATGCCGCTCAAGCGTCGCAACAGCCCGAAGCTCGAAGGCGCCGACAACGCCGAACTGTCGATGTTGCCGCGCCTGCCGGATACGGCCGACGAACTGAAGTCGATCGCGCTGGCGCTGCAGGCGGATCCCTCGAAGGTGCTCAACCTTGGCAAGGACGCCAACGAGAATGCGGTCAAGACCATGGACCTTTCCGGGTTCAAGATCGTCGCTTTCGCCACCCACGGACTGGTGCCTGGTGAGCTTGACGGATTGACACAGCCGGCCCTTGCATTGTCGGCGCCGTCCTTGTCTGGTTCCGAAGGCGATGGCTTGCTGACGATGGAAGAGATCCTTTCGCTCAAGCTCGACGCCGACTGGGTGGTGTTGTCGGCGTGCAATACCGGTGCCGGCGCCGGCGCGGGAGCCGAAGCTGCGTCGGGTCTTGGCCGGGCGTTCTTCTATGCCGGTACGCGCGCACTACTGGTCACCAACTGGTCCGTGCATTCGCAGTCAGCAAAGGATCTCGTGACCGATCTGTTCAAGCGACAGGCGGATGATCCGAAGCTGACGCGCGGTGAAGCGCTGCGGCAGGCGATGATGGCGTTGATGGACGGCAAGGGATTTACCGACGCTTCGGGCAATACCGAGTTCGCCTATGCCCACCCGCTGTTCTGGGCGCCCTATACCATTATCGGCGATGGCGGCCGGCGTTGA
- a CDS encoding response regulator, whose amino-acid sequence MLLPPVILVVEDEMLLRMRAVDMVEDAGYAPVEAVDADEALAILQSRSDIVLLFTDIQMPGSMTGLQLALAVHERWPRIKIILASGQLKLSQSEIPENSRFFGKPLDSGDMVAEIREMLGHV is encoded by the coding sequence ATGCTTTTGCCACCCGTCATCCTCGTCGTCGAAGACGAGATGCTGCTGCGCATGCGCGCGGTCGATATGGTCGAGGACGCCGGCTATGCCCCGGTCGAGGCCGTGGATGCGGACGAAGCGCTCGCCATCCTCCAGTCCAGGTCCGATATCGTCCTGTTGTTCACCGATATTCAGATGCCGGGCAGCATGACCGGCTTGCAGCTCGCGCTCGCCGTCCATGAGCGCTGGCCACGGATCAAGATCATCCTGGCGTCCGGGCAACTGAAGTTGTCACAGAGCGAGATACCGGAAAACAGCCGTTTCTTCGGAAAACCGCTGGATTCCGGCGATATGGTCGCGGAAATCCGGGAGATGCTCGGTCATGTCTGA
- a CDS encoding sensor histidine kinase — MLKSSHDLVGGSLASDPASPEELLTAENVSLRLLLTQAKLSAETLLAQAGIDAKEREAADKLQKLILEELHHRIKNTLATVGAIASQSLRNAPNMRDAQHAIEGRLLALGRAHDLLLQVRWTGADLRKIVSGATEPFDNADKPRFSIDGPDVEMASGAVIAIAMTLNELCTNTTKFGALSVPDGHVDVSWVVDAARLRFTWKEQGGPAVAAPTRQSFGTRLIETLGRQLKGDVKLTYAPDGFVYVLDVPLASLES; from the coding sequence ATGTTGAAAAGCAGCCATGATCTGGTCGGCGGCAGTCTGGCGTCCGATCCGGCGTCTCCGGAGGAGTTGCTGACGGCAGAAAACGTCAGCCTGCGGCTGTTGCTGACGCAGGCCAAGCTCAGCGCCGAGACGTTGCTGGCGCAAGCCGGTATCGACGCCAAGGAGCGTGAGGCGGCCGACAAGCTTCAGAAACTCATCCTGGAAGAGCTTCATCATCGCATCAAGAACACGCTCGCAACGGTCGGCGCTATTGCTTCGCAAAGCCTGCGCAATGCGCCGAACATGCGGGATGCGCAGCACGCGATCGAAGGGCGATTGCTGGCGCTCGGCCGCGCCCACGACCTGCTGTTGCAGGTGCGCTGGACCGGCGCGGATCTGCGAAAAATCGTCAGCGGCGCGACCGAGCCTTTTGACAACGCGGATAAGCCAAGATTTTCGATCGACGGCCCTGACGTCGAAATGGCGTCGGGCGCGGTCATCGCGATCGCGATGACCCTCAACGAGCTCTGCACCAACACCACGAAATTCGGTGCGTTATCGGTGCCCGATGGTCATGTCGACGTCAGTTGGGTCGTGGATGCGGCGCGATTGCGCTTCACCTGGAAAGAACAGGGCGGACCGGCGGTCGCGGCGCCGACCAGGCAGAGTTTTGGCACGCGCCTGATCGAGACGCTCGGCAGGCAACTGAAAGGCGACGTCAAACTCACCTATGCGCCTGATGGCTTTGTCTACGTGCTCGACGTTCCCCTGGCTTCTCTCGAATCCTGA
- a CDS encoding cupin domain-containing protein, with the protein MSVDIGGQLRFVRSRHKLSQRELAKRSGVTNSTISLIESNQMNPSVGALKRILDGIPMGLAEFFAIEPERPRKAFYRSDELTEIGKKPISYRQVGDNLFGRTLQILKERYEPGSDTGRVPLTHEGEEGGIVVSGRLEVTVDDERRILDPGDAYYFESRRPHRFRCVGAKPCEVISACTPPTF; encoded by the coding sequence ATGAGCGTCGATATCGGTGGGCAACTGCGGTTCGTCCGGAGCCGTCACAAGCTGTCGCAACGCGAACTGGCGAAGCGCTCGGGCGTGACCAATTCGACGATCTCGCTGATCGAATCCAACCAGATGAACCCCTCGGTCGGCGCGCTCAAACGCATCCTCGACGGCATTCCGATGGGGCTGGCGGAATTCTTCGCCATCGAACCGGAGCGCCCGCGCAAGGCGTTCTACCGCTCCGACGAACTGACCGAAATCGGCAAGAAGCCGATCTCGTACCGCCAGGTCGGCGACAACCTGTTCGGGCGTACGTTGCAGATTCTGAAGGAACGCTACGAGCCGGGCAGCGACACCGGCCGGGTGCCGCTGACCCACGAGGGCGAGGAAGGCGGCATCGTGGTCTCCGGTCGGCTCGAGGTCACCGTCGACGACGAGCGCCGCATCCTCGATCCCGGCGACGCCTATTATTTCGAAAGCCGCCGCCCGCACCGGTTTCGCTGCGTCGGCGCCAAACCCTGCGAAGTCATCAGCGCCTGCACGCCGCCGACGTTTTGA
- a CDS encoding aspartate aminotransferase family protein — protein sequence MPFTANRQFKAAPRMFASAEGMHYTTVDGRKVIDGSAGLWCVNAGHGRRQIAAAVEKQLMNLDFAPSFNMGHPIAFDFAERLAAIAPKGLDRIFFTNSGSESVDTALKIALAYQRAAGQATRTRLLGRERGYHGVGFGGMSVGGMVNNRRAFATHLPGVDHIGHTYDLARNAFSKDLPAHGAELADDLERLVNLHGAETIAAVIVEPVPGSTGVLPPPQGYLQRLRQLCDKHGILLIFDEVITGFGRLGTPFAADYFGVTPDLMTTAKGITNGTVPMGAVFCSRKVHDGLMVGPENAMELFHGYTYSAHPVACAAGLATLDIYKDEGLLTRGASMAEYWRDALHQLKGLPNVIDIRNVGLMGAVELAPRKDAPGARGYELMVDCFNRGLYFRQSGDAVAVSPPLIVERSHIDEMVSILGDAIKRVA from the coding sequence ATGCCGTTCACGGCCAACCGGCAGTTCAAGGCCGCTCCCCGCATGTTCGCCTCCGCCGAGGGCATGCACTACACCACCGTCGACGGCCGCAAGGTGATCGACGGCTCGGCCGGGCTGTGGTGCGTCAACGCCGGCCACGGCCGTCGCCAGATCGCCGCCGCCGTCGAAAAGCAGTTGATGAACCTCGACTTCGCGCCGTCGTTCAATATGGGCCATCCGATCGCGTTCGACTTCGCCGAACGGCTCGCGGCGATCGCGCCAAAAGGTCTCGACCGCATCTTCTTCACCAATTCGGGTTCGGAATCGGTCGACACCGCGCTGAAGATCGCGCTGGCTTATCAGCGCGCCGCCGGTCAGGCGACCCGCACGCGCCTGCTCGGCCGCGAGCGCGGCTATCACGGCGTCGGCTTCGGCGGCATGTCGGTCGGCGGCATGGTGAACAACCGTCGTGCCTTCGCGACGCATCTGCCCGGCGTCGATCACATCGGCCACACCTACGACCTCGCCCGCAACGCCTTCTCGAAGGATCTGCCGGCCCATGGCGCCGAACTCGCCGACGATCTCGAACGGCTGGTGAATCTCCATGGCGCGGAAACCATCGCTGCCGTCATCGTCGAACCGGTGCCGGGCTCGACCGGCGTGCTGCCGCCGCCGCAGGGCTATCTGCAGCGCCTGCGCCAGTTGTGCGACAAGCACGGCATTCTGCTGATCTTCGACGAGGTCATCACCGGCTTCGGCCGGCTCGGCACGCCGTTCGCCGCCGATTATTTCGGCGTGACGCCCGACCTGATGACGACCGCCAAGGGCATCACCAACGGCACCGTGCCGATGGGCGCGGTGTTCTGCAGCCGAAAGGTCCACGACGGGCTGATGGTCGGCCCGGAAAACGCGATGGAGCTGTTCCACGGCTACACGTACTCCGCGCATCCGGTGGCGTGCGCCGCGGGCCTCGCGACGCTCGACATCTACAAGGACGAGGGGTTGCTGACGCGCGGCGCCTCGATGGCCGAATACTGGCGCGACGCGCTGCATCAGCTCAAGGGCCTGCCGAACGTGATCGACATCCGCAACGTCGGCCTGATGGGCGCGGTCGAACTCGCGCCGCGCAAGGATGCGCCCGGCGCGCGCGGCTATGAACTGATGGTCGATTGCTTCAATCGCGGTCTTTACTTCCGCCAGAGCGGCGATGCCGTCGCGGTGTCGCCGCCCTTGATCGTCGAGCGCAGCCATATCGACGAAATGGTCTCGATCCTCGGCGACGCCATCAAGCGCGTGGCCTGA